Proteins encoded by one window of Caminicella sporogenes DSM 14501:
- a CDS encoding NADH-dependent [FeFe] hydrogenase, group A6, producing MIRGETEYMTEEKNMVNIKINDQPLTVPEGITILEAAQKAGVRIPTLCHLDLHDIKMINQTASCRVCMVEAPGRDSLVPACVTKVTDGMEIRTDSIRAITARRMAVELLLSNHPNECFTCPKNLECELQSLAKELGIREIKWNGEKINYPKDVSSEAIIRDVNKCIYCRRCETMCNEVQTCGILSGIGRGFNAFVGTAFNIPIVESSCTYCGQCVAVCPTAALTEVNYTNKVWEAINDPDKHVVVQTAPAIRVAIGELFDMEIGTIVTGKLVTALKRMGFDAVFDTDFGADLTIIEEASELIDRIKNNKTLPMLTSCCPAWIKFIEHQFPELIEIPSTCKSPHIMFGTIVKTYYAEKKGLNPKDIVVVSVMPCIAKKAEAERPELTKDNHNNVDLVITTRELGAMIKEAGIDFANLPDSDFDNPLGESTGASVIFGTTGGVIEAAIRTVYEWMTGEELDEVEFTQLRGIKGLREATVDIAGRKLRIGIANGLGNARRLLESIRDGKEKYDAIEIMACPGGCIGGGGQPYHHGNYEVVKKRQEALYREDRNKKLRKSHENPFVKKLYEEYLGKPYGQKAHDLLHTHYEKKERI from the coding sequence ATGATAAGAGGTGAAACTGAGTATATGACTGAAGAAAAAAATATGGTTAATATAAAAATAAATGACCAACCGCTAACAGTACCTGAAGGAATTACTATATTAGAAGCAGCTCAAAAAGCAGGTGTTAGGATACCAACATTGTGTCATTTAGATTTACATGATATTAAGATGATAAATCAAACTGCTTCTTGCAGAGTGTGTATGGTAGAAGCACCCGGAAGAGATTCTCTTGTACCGGCATGTGTAACAAAGGTAACTGATGGTATGGAAATTCGTACTGATTCAATACGTGCAATAACTGCTAGAAGAATGGCTGTTGAACTTTTATTATCTAATCATCCAAATGAATGTTTTACATGTCCTAAAAATTTAGAATGTGAACTACAATCACTAGCTAAAGAATTGGGGATTAGAGAAATAAAATGGAATGGTGAAAAAATAAATTATCCTAAAGATGTATCTAGTGAAGCAATAATAAGAGATGTAAATAAATGTATATACTGCAGACGCTGTGAAACTATGTGCAATGAGGTACAGACATGCGGTATATTATCGGGAATAGGTCGTGGCTTTAATGCATTTGTAGGAACTGCTTTTAATATACCCATAGTAGAATCTTCTTGTACATATTGCGGACAGTGTGTTGCAGTATGCCCTACAGCAGCTTTAACAGAAGTTAACTATACAAATAAAGTTTGGGAGGCGATAAATGACCCTGATAAACATGTTGTAGTACAAACAGCTCCAGCCATTCGTGTAGCTATTGGTGAACTCTTTGATATGGAGATAGGAACTATTGTAACAGGCAAACTTGTAACAGCATTAAAGCGTATGGGATTTGATGCTGTATTTGATACAGACTTTGGAGCAGACCTTACAATTATTGAAGAAGCTTCTGAGCTTATAGACCGTATAAAAAATAATAAAACTTTGCCTATGCTTACTAGTTGTTGTCCAGCTTGGATAAAATTTATAGAGCATCAGTTTCCAGAACTTATAGAAATTCCATCCACATGTAAATCGCCTCATATAATGTTTGGTACTATTGTAAAAACTTATTATGCAGAAAAAAAGGGATTAAATCCTAAAGACATAGTTGTAGTTTCAGTTATGCCGTGCATAGCTAAAAAGGCAGAAGCTGAAAGACCTGAACTTACAAAAGATAATCATAATAATGTTGATTTAGTAATAACGACTCGTGAGTTAGGAGCTATGATAAAAGAGGCAGGAATAGACTTTGCAAATCTTCCAGATAGTGATTTTGATAATCCGCTTGGAGAAAGTACAGGAGCATCAGTTATATTTGGAACTACTGGAGGAGTAATAGAAGCAGCAATTCGTACAGTTTATGAGTGGATGACAGGAGAAGAACTTGATGAAGTAGAGTTTACTCAGCTTAGAGGAATAAAAGGTCTTCGTGAGGCAACTGTAGATATAGCAGGTAGGAAATTGAGAATAGGTATTGCAAATGGACTTGGAAATGCTCGCAGACTTTTAGAGAGTATTAGAGATGGAAAGGAAAAATATGATGCAATAGAGATAATGGCATGTCCCGGTGGATGTATTGGTGGAGGAGGACAGCCGTATCATCATGGAAATTATGAAGTAGTTAAAAAACGTCAAGAAGCTCTTTATAGAGAAGATAGAAATAAAAAACTTAGAAAATCTCATGAAAATCCATTTGTAAAGAAACTTTATGAAGAATATCTTGGAAAGCCTTATGGACAGAAGGCACATGACTTGTTGCATACACATTATGAAAAAAAAGAGAGAATTTAG
- a CDS encoding DUF4870 domain-containing protein → MISTQQKLLSIAAHLGWIIGFPVLLPVLIFLLSKDDFVRQQAKEALCFQMAIVGAGIVLGILSFLLIGIPLLIIMGILASILPFVAAFKVLNGQKYSYPITGKYIAKKL, encoded by the coding sequence ATGATTAGTACACAGCAAAAATTACTTTCGATTGCTGCACATTTAGGTTGGATTATAGGTTTTCCCGTATTGTTGCCGGTTCTTATTTTTCTTTTGTCTAAAGATGATTTTGTAAGGCAGCAGGCGAAAGAAGCACTTTGTTTTCAAATGGCTATAGTTGGTGCTGGAATAGTACTTGGAATTTTATCCTTTTTATTAATAGGCATTCCTTTGCTTATTATTATGGGTATATTAGCTTCAATACTGCCTTTTGTTGCTGCTTTTAAAGTATTAAATGGACAAAAATATTCTTATCCTATAACGGGTAAGTATATAGCTAAAAAGTTATAG
- a CDS encoding class I SAM-dependent methyltransferase, translating into MENVKKLLEKIIEEEKLIYGVLSKINKKSEKTFNKVSIKPVLVRNNIFVQFTYHYDKKVIHNNLNFVDTVRELHNLIHNYFRQVVLYTTDSDYQILISKKGKIKILKKPPSREKRDLSHNRKKNYILEENIPNPFLIKLGVMNKSGKIIAKKYDKFKQLNRFLEMVSDCTDYLKKDKTINIIDFGCGKSYLTFALYYYLVEKLGLDVNIIGLDLKKDVINFCNKIATELGYDKLKFVYGDIKGFNEFNSVDMVVTLHACDTATDDALVKAVKWGADIILSVPCCQHELFNKIQNPVMESMLKHGIIKEKLSSLITDSIRGNILEIMGYSVQMLEFIDMEHTPKNILIRAFKRNNIINKKAVSQYLKFKEFWNVQPYIEREMGEDLKSILQKNFKASK; encoded by the coding sequence ATGGAAAATGTAAAAAAGTTATTGGAGAAAATTATTGAAGAAGAAAAATTAATATACGGAGTGTTAAGTAAAATAAATAAAAAAAGTGAAAAAACTTTTAATAAAGTATCTATAAAACCTGTGCTTGTAAGAAATAATATATTTGTGCAGTTTACATACCATTATGATAAAAAGGTTATTCACAACAATTTGAATTTTGTGGATACAGTAAGAGAGTTACATAATCTTATCCACAATTATTTTAGACAAGTTGTGTTATATACTACAGACAGTGATTATCAAATTCTTATAAGCAAAAAAGGGAAGATAAAAATTCTTAAAAAGCCACCTTCAAGAGAAAAGAGAGATTTAAGTCATAATAGAAAGAAAAATTATATTTTAGAAGAAAATATACCGAATCCTTTTTTGATTAAATTAGGAGTAATGAATAAAAGCGGGAAGATAATAGCTAAAAAGTACGATAAATTTAAACAGTTAAATAGATTTTTAGAAATGGTGTCAGATTGTACTGATTATTTAAAAAAGGATAAAACAATAAATATTATAGATTTTGGCTGTGGAAAATCATATTTAACTTTTGCACTTTATTATTATCTTGTGGAAAAATTGGGACTTGATGTGAATATTATTGGATTAGATTTAAAAAAAGACGTAATTAATTTTTGCAATAAGATAGCAACTGAACTTGGTTATGATAAATTAAAATTTGTTTATGGAGATATAAAAGGCTTTAATGAATTTAATAGTGTAGATATGGTTGTAACTCTGCATGCATGTGATACAGCTACTGATGATGCTTTAGTTAAAGCAGTGAAATGGGGAGCAGATATAATACTTTCCGTACCTTGCTGTCAACATGAATTATTTAATAAAATACAAAATCCTGTAATGGAGTCGATGTTAAAACATGGTATAATAAAGGAAAAATTATCTAGTTTGATAACTGATAGTATTCGTGGAAATATTTTAGAGATAATGGGTTATTCTGTTCAAATGTTGGAATTTATAGATATGGAGCATACTCCAAAGAATATACTTATAAGAGCTTTTAAAAGGAATAATATAATAAATAAGAAGGCTGTATCTCAATATCTTAAATTTAAGGAATTTTGGAATGTGCAGCCATATATAGAAAGAGAAATGGGAGAAGATTTAAAGAGTATATTGCAAAAAAATTTTAAAGCTTCAAAATAA